The DNA segment cactctccctttctcctgtTTTAAAGATAAGGTGTAAATGAGTACCCACGTTACTCCTATTTGGACAAGCATAACTTGACTGAAACCTACAACAGACTGAAACCTGCAACAGCATGAAATGTAAACACTGAATTGATGAAATCAACATATCAGATATAAGCACATGCTGACTTATTGGTACCTCAGATCTTCCTTTGTGTCTGTATCCAATAATAAGCAGAACTATGTATTACATTGAAAACAACATACGAAtgagaggcaaaaaaattaGTTGAAAATGAAGAGCATCACAAACCTTTTTTTCACTCTATTTAGGGACTGTAGATAGATTTAGTAAACTGCTATGAATCAGAATTAAAGCTTTTAATGGGATAGGAATGGCTGCTGACTTTTAGGGAAGGTGGTAGAGTTAAAAACAAGTTAAATATCTCAGTTAATTTTATCATCATTGCActcagagagaaatgaaatatcttaatatgaaaaaaagagactacTGCGTAATCCATAAGGTATTAATTTCATCCTATGCAATTAGCAGAACATATCCACAGTAATATCTTGCAAGGAGGAAATTAAAGTGATCATCAAAGCTAATCCTTAAAAGCCTATGGAGTTTTCCATAAATGAGCAGACTTGCACTCTACACTTAAAGGTAGCGCAATAACAGTGTTTTGTGGCAATTCATTCCTTACCTTCCTGGTGGCCCCAGCGTAAAGCCTTTGAACTAACAACCTTCCTGCCTGGATTGCCACTGGTGTGAGTTCCAGTTTGTCCTGCAGTATATCTCCAATAGCATAGATATATGGTACGTTTGTTTGCTCCTCATCGTTGACAGGAATTTTTCCTGTCCTGCAATTTGAGTTAACAAGAAGAAAGATCTAAGTGTTCTGTTCTGAAGACTGGAGGTGTAAATAACTGTGCGGAAGTTAGGTCCTTTAGCTCTAAGAGAAAGACACGGTTTTGAAGCATGAGGGAAAGAATTCGCATTCACAATCTTACAATATCGGGCAAGAATGTAAAGTAGTGCAATTTAACTAAAACTACAGGAATTTACATACTGGATAAAGAGGTAGCCCATGAAGTTGTGCTTCATCTCCTGAATCAATTTACACTGAGGCATAAATCTTTTCCTCAAACAACCTCTACTACCAGCTGCGCTGTGTACTGCCAACTTTGAGGAATGGCAGAAAGAGACATTCACCCACTCAAGCTGTAGGACAAAAGAATTTCTCCACGACTGAAATTCCAGTCCAGTGGCTGAAGTAGTTTCTATAAATTCAGCCTTTAGGCTTCtacacagagacagagaaagctGTTACACACTCTACTTAAGGGACAGCCCAAGTGTACTGAGCTAATGaaagtttttaattattaatatttcccACTTCATTAATAAATTAGAGAGCGCAGTAATCACTGCAGGAAACATGCAGCAGGGAAACCTCAGACAAGGCACAGAAAGAGTCACATAGTTACTTGAGGGACCAGTGACAATTCCCATATTAAAATCCAACTTCCTCAATTTTGCTCTTGTTAACAAATATACAATTTAGGCTAATAATGTTGCAGTTTGCTCTATTAACCTAGTACGGTGCCCTGATGTCAGAAAGATGTGTAGTGTTCTACAAGACAACGTGGGTCCGCCAATTTTGAGTGGATCGAAATTTCCACTTACCTAGAACACCAGAGCAGTTCCCTTCAGCAACGCCAGTCACCGCATTCATACATAAACTGCCCTCTGCACTGTTTTTCCATAGACTACTAAGTTAAATTCATGTCCCTGTGTCTTTCCTTCAAAGGGAACATCATCTAGGCTCCATGTACATTGAAGACGTTTCAGTTACCAATACTGAAAATGCTACCAATAGCTCCACTCCCTGGTGCAACAACCCCACTACATTAAACATGAAATGGTCCTTTACAAGTGACATATTATTCCCAAGGGTTTCTTGAAGGCAAGAAACAAACTCCCTCAAAACCTAACACACATCACTCTCTAACTGTGAATTTAAGGAAAGCTACTTTGatcttatatttaaaaatgaacatataGTAGCATTTACATGAAAAACTTAAGCAAAACCTACCACACTAATAGCCTACATGAATAAACAGATCCCTGCCCCTCCAAGAGGtgatagagaggaaaaaaaagtagatagGCATAAGAATACAAGGAACAACTGACATGCTAGAAAGCCCAGTCACCGGAAGAAGCTGAGACTGACCTGTGAACCTAGACAGAATGGAACAGACACTTCTGACTTCTAGCATTGAGGAACTGCCATTTCGATATAAAGAAAGCAAACGTAGCAGTACTATGGGAGAAAATGCAGTGATCTACTGCACAGTCTCCTATCCAAGCACATACAAActggaaacaattttttcctcaCAGTGTTTGAATGTCTGTGTGGCACTGCAACTGCAACGGTAAACCACACAAGCTCACTAGTCAGTGCTGTACAAACATCCATCCTTACTTTTCATTGATTTTCACTCCAACTTTGTCCAAACCAATGCTTCTTGTGCACGCATCTCTTCCGATTGCTAGCAGCACCTGCAAAACAGCAATGCATgttactgattttttaaaacctcagaAGTGCATCTGCATGTGGTTATCTATTATTTTCTATAATATACTATAATATACTAACGATTAGTCACTAAAGCTTGGTCACATTAAGATGAACATACTTGTTATCCATTGTACATTCACAGACTTCAAGAGAAGTCACAATCACTGTGACCTAACAATTCCAGGTTTAAACTAGAAGAGTAAATAGAGCCAAAGAGCTTTCCTTGGAAAAATACCCCCAGAGTATTCTAAACAAACTGGTTAGGGTcagattctttattttatttccttgcatttttatACTGAAGTGCTATACCATATCCCTACCAGAGCAGATGACCCTGAAATGTTTCACAAGGAAAGGgttcttcaggaagaaaactcaGATGCTTAGGcaaataaaaagacaataaaattcacttttttatttttaaccagaaaacatcatttattttataGGCTCGCAGCCAAGTCATGCCAAAAAATATTACTTGTTGAATATAATGTGTTTGGACACTTGTTCAGAATGATGgatagcaaccttccagtacccgaaaggagctacaagaaagctggggagggacagtttacaaaggcttgtagtgacaggactaggggcaatgggtataaactggagaggggcagatttagactagacataaggaggaatttcttcaccatgagagtggtgaggcactggcacaggttgcccagggaagctgtgggtgtcCCACccctgggagtgttcaaggccaggttggatggacgttgggcagcctgatctagtgggaggtgtccctgcccatggcaggggtggggctggaactggatgatctttaaggttccttccaacccaaactattctatgattctatggacgGAACAGGCCAAATTCTTATCCATCCTATCAACTTGGCTACCTTAACAAGCAGAACAAGTCCCAGCCTATACTAACACAAGAAAAAGAGCTACATGCTCTGCAGTCTTGAAGAACTGCCCAGGTAACTGCACAATCCTTCTCATATGACAGCTATGAAGGAATGGGATCTACTTCAAGCCTCACACCAGGTCTTCAGAGATGAAGGTCTTAAAATGCATCTCACACAGCTCAGCTTCTAGGAGTGACAGCATTGCAGTGAAAGACAGCGTAGCCATTAGAAACCAGAATTTTCCTTAATGAAAAGATGACACTGATCTGCTAGCTAAAACGTTTTCACTGCCATGGACCAGGACAAACAGTACTGCAACACTGTGCAACAGCACCGCTGTTAGTGTTAAAACTTTCTCATAATAGCTCTCAGATGCACCGAGGCATGTCCTTGTTATGGGATAACAGATGCGCTATAAAGGTAAAAGAAGCCACAGTTATTTGCAGTCTAAAATCCTAGGCTCGCAAACACTTGTCTTCATGCATTCTGTGTAGTTCCAAATACTTAGCTcacaatttattttgtttactttcagCATCAAGgcctaagaaaataaatggcGTGAGCAGAGATGGAAACAGTCAATCAAACATAGTATGGCACACCTGCACACTGcaattttactgttttaaaggGTGTAATGAAATTCTCTTGACTGTCTTGCACATAGTGTTAGCTGCTTTTGTGAAAATGCTACAACAACAGGTCTTGAAAAGGCATGACACCTGTTTGTTTAGCTCTTGCACAGACCGCTCTTCTGTGCTAATTCCATAATATGCTTTAGTTACAATGAAAGCTATTATAAATCATTACTTATAGTTTACAACAAACATCCCACCAGGGAAAAATCCTGCAACCAATTGCACATGACCAAGTTCATCTACATCCCTAAACTAAGAAACAGGTTTCAGAAGTATCCGAGTGATCTGGTAAAGCACACAGGACTGATGCCCATGGATTCTGGGACTTCTGTCACATTAATTACCTGTTGAATGCACGCAACTAGCATATtgtaatgattaaaaataatttttacaaaaaacaaattatgtataaaaacaccccaaaaatcTTAACACGAAATGGAAGGCTACTGCACATTCTTTATGTACGTAGACAGGACTCACAGTATTGTATTCCCCTGCAATTATTTGGTTCCCCTTTGTGGACTTTGCTGTAACTTTCAATCTTCCAGGAGTTCCTTCCTCAATCTGCTCAACCTACatcaggggaaaaataaaaaaaaaaaaaaattaaaaaaaaaagtttagtttCAAATAAAgatatgtaaatgtatttttgtccCACCACATATATCATCATTGAAAATGAGTGTTTAACCATGACCTAACATTCAAGCATTCATTCTAAAGatattttcacctttctttaGCTTTGTGATTACTTTCCTGTTCCAAtgaagcctgttccaatgtttcaccactctttcattaaagaaatttttcctaatatccaatctaaatctcccctggtgcaactaCAGGCAATTTCCTCGTATCTTAAGACAACCAAACAAGTGCATGGGCTTCGAAGCTACATAGGTGGATTCGCTTTTTCCTCATTCATGCTCATTGGACTGCAAGGAAAGGACTGGATATGCTCAGCTACAGTCCTTCTAGTGCCCTCCCAGGAATGGCAAGGCACCCAGCTGCTTCCCACAGCTGGCTGTACATGCAGATGTGTACATGTGTAACATGACTTCATTCtgggatatttttaatgttcactctacagaagaaaaagtgcttTCCAACAGCTGCCCTAGTTCCTACCTCATATTCAGTAACTTAGGACGgaaaaagcaacatttctgATGAAGGTCTCTTcccctttaatttaaaaacacccaaaccatCTCTGCCACTCTACCAGCTTTAAAGGATCACTACATTAAATTGCTTCTATTCAAAGGCAGCATTATTTATAATAATTCATCTTCTCTCTTCAAACATTCCAACGAAGCATTTTAATAAGCACAACATGCAAAActtcaaaaataatgtttgaaaGAGACGAGAAGACCTGCTAAAAACATACCCAGCAATTTAAGGATATGCTGAAGTAAAAACGGGGCCAAATAGTTTATTCCCATTGAAATAAAAGACATGTACTTATAggataaagtaaaataaacaaaagtgcACTTTGTGATTAGGGTGATGGACTCCCCTTTGCAGGATGCATTTGACACTTGCCATTTAGTTGAAATGACCTGCTTCTTACAAAATcagcttccttctttcccatcCCAAAGAGAACCTACAAAAAGCCACATCTGAAACAAGCTACATAATCAATCCTGCTTTTCATACAAGATGAGATTTCTACAACACAAACATGCAAGGTTCCTCAAAACGTCCACTTTGATGTCTCACAGCAAAGCTCTTACACTCTGTGAGAGGGGTCAGATCCACAGAGTGGTAACTGGCAAGAGCTGCTCTTGATATTGCCGAGGGTGAAAGTGAACAGTCTTCAGtcaatttaaatgcaaatctCTAAAGAGTTAGCACGCTGGCTTAACATCAAATTGAATATTGCTTAATACATTATTTCCTATTTCATAATAATTAAGCACTAAgtattgtgaaaaaaacattaagaaaaatactatttgtACCCTCTGAAGTCTTTGAGAAGGCAATTTTACATTACAAATACTCCACAGCTTATCTAACCTGCTTTTCAACCTGAATTTACCTATATATGTACATAACTAGCTGCACAAGTACACCtactaaatttaaaaacaaccGCAAACAACTGAGCAAGTATTTAAGGACTCTGCAAAGTAAAGGATATAGATGGATACTTATAAAGCCCATTTACTTTTCTGCTCCACTGGTCCTGGGCACATAAGCAGTATTTGCTGGCCAAGAATTTGAGAACTGGCAATTCAAAATACAACTATTTGTGATGTACTGGCCCTGATCTTGCAGAAAATTATATATCTTTAATTAAGAGCCTGGAAGAAGTTTCACAGATTTCAGGACAACTGCCAAATTTAAGTATATTCAACATTTGCAGGACCAGGATCAGCAGGattaacaacatttttaatgCCATATATACTAACCCATCCAATTCTGATAAAGACAATGAATTCTGGAATCGCATAGAATTTTAACACTAAGAACTAAACTGTACCTTTCCGTTATGTTAAGGTACATGGACTTAcccagtttaaaacaaaaattaaccCGTACTACGTGATAGCAGATTCTGTACTGCAAATTCAACTTTTCTCTtcactaaaataatttacatattAAAACATTATCATAGGTATATTGCAATCAATTGCAGTCATGTACCACTTTGAGCCTACCTTGATTGGCACAAATTCCCTAATAAAGCTGATTCCATGTTCTTCCATATATTCACCAATTTTGTTCGCAATATCCTGGTCAAATCCTCTTAAGAGTATGGATCTCACCATTACAGTGACATCTAACCCAAGACCTGCAAGAAATCCTGCACATTCCAAGGCAACATAGGAAGCTCCAATCACCAGGGTTTTCCCTGGACAGtaaggcagagagaaaagatcatcactggttaaaaaagaaaaaaaaaagagggagaaaggaaagaaagttaGAGACAACCAGAAGAATTTATTGCGCTTTATAATTATCTAATTACTTCTCACAGTGGGCTGTAGTGAGCACTAAAATAACACAACTTAATTTTTTGGAAATTCAACTGGAATATGAGCTCAGCAAACAACGGATTAAATTAAAGGTCTAAATAGGACTATGCACAAAAGAGTACGAAAATTTTGATTCATTACACAAAACATTGAGTCTGTTCTTTCACAGAAACTTATGACAAATTGTTACAAATAGGTAGgctggtggtgtttttttccatctgaattTTGCCTCAAATACTATGCTGCAAATTTTAGCTCCTGTGAGCTAAAAGACGGAGGAAGGGGTTCAGCTTTAAGATAAAAATACCATCTTCACTTCCTTGAAGATTTATCCTTTCACTATAGCATATGTGCCAAATACACACAgacaataaaacaaattaatgcaAACCACAGTAAGAGGCAGAGATAGAAGTATGGAATTATGCAAAACATGTTTATTTGCCTactttccatttcatttaaCTGCCTCATTAAGCTATGTCAGTTCTACCACCCTTTGGACCTAGACTATAAAACCAGGGCTTCTCAAGGAAGCAGGGACTCATGAAGGCATCACGCTTGTTCACCTGAGACTTAAGCAGAGTTTGGCAGTGCAGTTTGTAAAAGATTTAAATCTAACATAAGTGTCTCTTTCTCAGTCAACAACCGCAAAGGCGAAACAAAGGTGCACTCTGCAAATGTTGTGGTAGAATAAAATGTGATTGTGTAATTAAAGGCTACATCAAAGTTCCTGTCCCGCAGGGAACTTAGTGATGATTACACAGTCTCAAAGTGATAGTCTAACTCTGGCATTCCTAACTCTTCCACcttaatgatattttaaagcacCACTTTAAAAGCTATATTACCTGTTGCCTTTAATTTCACTACTACTTATTAGAAGGGAACACACACCATGGTGTATTAGCTTCACAGGAATTTTGccagttatttatttcattgcCATAGGTTTTCAAGCCGGAAATTCCAACCTATCTTAAAAGTTAGCTTgatattaaaacatatttcatcTGCACATCACTTCTTTTGGTCAAAATTGTGCTAGAATTGCTTGGTCTCATCAGTTAACCAGACATTCGAAATGGGATTTCCCAAAAGATGAACTCACTCCACTGAgtagctagaaaaaaaaaatgggttgtGTGTCAAGACTGCCCCAATCCATGAAGACAGATACATTTCAACCAGCTTCACAACATCAACTGCTTTGCAACTCCCCTTTCCTTGACATTTGAGCAGGGAGGTTGCTTCCAAGCAGACTGCTGTTCACTACCAAAAAAAACTTTGGAAAGCAAACTGAAAGGCTATAAGGAATAAGGAGGAAGTGGGTGTAATGGTAACTTCAGCAGGGCTGATGAGTTAATTTTATGATGGACAATGCACATGATTTCCGGCATTCTCAGTTTCTGCTGTTGTCAGTCAGAAACAGAACCATTCTAGCCAGCCACTCACAGTCCTGTCATGTCTACTGGACACCAATGCTTTTGGCACCCTCACATATGTCTGTAGCTATTCTCCTTGGCCTACTTGCCTCTAATAGAAAGTTAcataggaaagaaaaccagcaacCAAGCAGTCCTGCTCTTAGAGGTGAAGAATTTACATATGGTGAATGACTTCATATTCATCTGTGTTTTCACCTGCTAAGGCAGTATTCCTTGTCTCCAGGTATACCCAGGTAGCGCGGCCGTTCACCAGTGGCAATGAGAAATCTCTCGGCTGTATACAGCTTTTCAACTCCTCTTTTATTTGTTGCCTGTGGACAAAGTATTAGtccaaagtaaatatttcacaatcccacaaaggcaaaaattattctatttGAAAAGTACCTCTATTCAGAAAGTACTATAAGAAGACCCAGCAAACATGGCTAGGGAGTACCTTAATTGTGTGTGGCCCAACAAATTCTCCGTATGCATTCTCATAGGtgactttcttctctctcagtgCAACTCGATAGCCCCAGTTCAGTGAGCCAATGTAATTCTGAATGGATTCTGTCATAGTCATCCAGTTATGTTTGACTGTTAGAAACAAAACGGGAAGGTTCAGCCTTCAATCTGTGAATTCTCCTTTCTCCATAACCAACCTTGTAGTCTCagatagatattttttttcatgacgCAGTCACCTTtgtcttattctttttttattccaaggTAACTCTGCTGAGAATTACATCAGCGTAGACATCGCAAGAGGTCACAGTGGAATAGATTTAACTTAGACCAcaaaaaaattagaaactgcATTATCAACAGTTTTCCATACACACAATTGCCATGAGCAGGTGACATGGCTCAACAGACGAAGATAATGCATCTCTGAGAGGCGCCTCCGCGTGTTCCCCATTACAGGATCACAC comes from the Cuculus canorus isolate bCucCan1 chromosome 1, bCucCan1.pri, whole genome shotgun sequence genome and includes:
- the TXNRD1 gene encoding thioredoxin reductase 1, cytoplasmic isoform X2, producing the protein MNENTPVPHSYNYDLIVIGGGSGGLAAAKEAAKYEKKVMVLDFVMPTPLGNSWGLGGTCVNVGCIPKKLMHQAALLGQALQDSRKFGWQFAEEVKHNWMTMTESIQNYIGSLNWGYRVALREKKVTYENAYGEFVGPHTIKATNKRGVEKLYTAERFLIATGERPRYLGIPGDKEYCLSSDDLFSLPYCPGKTLVIGASYVALECAGFLAGLGLDVTVMVRSILLRGFDQDIANKIGEYMEEHGISFIREFVPIKVEQIEEGTPGRLKVTAKSTKGNQIIAGEYNTVLLAIGRDACTRSIGLDKVGVKINEKTGKIPVNDEEQTNVPYIYAIGDILQDKLELTPVAIQAGRLLVQRLYAGATRKCDYVNVPTTVFTPLEYGACGYSEEAAVEKFGEENIEVYHSHFWPLEWTVPSRDNNKCYAKIICNIQDNERVIGFHVLGPNAGEVTQGFAAAMKCGLTKEQLDSTIGIHPVCAEIFTTLSVTKRSGENTLLSGC